In Apodemus sylvaticus chromosome 8, mApoSyl1.1, whole genome shotgun sequence, one genomic interval encodes:
- the Kbtbd7 gene encoding kelch repeat and BTB domain-containing protein 7 — translation MQSREDAPRSRRLASPRGGRRPKRISKPSVSAFFTGPEELKDTAHSAALLAQLKSFYDARLLCDVTIEVVTPGSGPGTGRLFSCNRNVLAAACPYFKSMFTGGMYESQQASVTIHDVDAESFEVLVDYCYTGRVSLSEANVQRLYAASDMLQLEYVREACASFLARRLDLTNCTAILKFADAFDHHKLRSQAQSFIAHNFKQLSRMGSIREETLADLTLAQLLAVLRLDSLDVESEKTVCHVAVQWLEAAPKERGPSAAEVFKCIRWAHFTADDQEYLGGLLTKPIVKKYCLDVIEGALLQLRFGDRLYKSVVSKPNSSHSSSSNNSSNSSSTSGSVVSVAENPPQRLGMCAKEMVIFFGHPRDPFLCYDPYSGDIYTMPSPLTSLAHTKTITSSAVCVSPDHDIYLAAQPRKDLWVYKPAQNSWHQLADRLLCREGMDVAYLNGYIYILGGRDPITGVKLKEVECYSVQRNQWALVAPVPHSFYSFELIVVQNYLYAVNSKRMLCYDPSHNMWLNCASLKRSDFQEACVFKDEIYCICDIPVMKVYNPARGEWRRISNIPLDSETHNYQIVNHDQKLLLITSTTPQWKKNRVTVYEYDTREDQWINIGTMLGLLQFDSGFICLCARVYPSCLEPGQSFITEEDDARSESSTEWDLDGFSELDSESGSSSSFSDDEVWVQVAPQRNAPDQ, via the coding sequence ATGCAGTCCCGGGAAGACGCCCCGCGCTCTCGCCGCCTCGCCAGTCCCCGCGGCGGGAGGCGGCCCAAGAGGATTTCCAAGCCGTCGGTGTCGGCCTTTTTCACGGGCCCGGAGGAATTAAAGGACACGGCCCATTCTGCAGCCCTCCTGGCACAGCTCAAGTCTTTCTACGACGCGCGGCTGCTGTGCGATGTGACCATCGAGGTGGTGACGCCTGGCAGTGGGCCCGGCACGGGGCGCCTCTTCTCGTGCAACCGCAACGTGCTGGCGGCGGCTTGCCCCTACTTCAAGAGCATGTTCACGGGGGGCATGTACGAGAGCCAGCAGGCCAGCGTGACCATCCACGACGTGGATGCCGAGTCCTTCGAGGTCTTGGTGGACTACTGCTACACTGGTCGCGTGTCGCTGAGCGAGGCCAATGTGCAGCGCCTGTACGCGGCCTCAGACATGCTCCAGCTGGAGTATGTGCGTGAAGCCTGTGCTTCCTTCCTGGCTCGCCGACTTGACCTGACCAACTGCACTGCCATCCTCAAGTTTGCCGATGCCTTTGACCACCACAAGCTGCGATCTCAGGCTCAGTCCTTCATAGCTCACAACTTCAAGCAGCTCAGCAGGATGGGCTCCATCCGGGAGGAGACGCTGGCAGATCTGACGCTGGCCCAGCTGCTGGCCGTCCTGCGTCTGGACAGTCTGGATGTAGAGAGTGAGAAGACTGTGTGTCATGTGGCGGTGCAGTGGCTGGAGGCTGCTCCCAAAGAGCGGGGCCCCAGTGCTGCTGAAGTCTTTAAGTGTATTCGTTGGGCACACTTCACTGCAGACGATCAGGAGTACCTGGGAGGACTACTGACCAAGCCTATTGTGAAGAAATACTGCCTGGACGTTATTGAAGGGGCCCTCCTGCAGCTGCGATTTGGTGATAGGTTGTACAAGTCGGTGGTGTCCAAGCCAAatagcagccacagcagcagtagcaacaatagcagcaacagcagtagcaCCAGTGGCTCTGTTGTATCAGTAGCAGAAAATCCACCCCAAAGGTTGGGTATGTGTGCCAAAGAGATGGTAATTTTCTTTGGACACCCCCGCGATCCATTTCTCTGTTATGACCCTTACTCGGGAGATATTTACACAATGCCGTCTCCTTTGACTAGCTTGGCACACACTAAGACCATTACATCTTCAGCTGTTTGTGTCTCTCCAGACCATGACATCTATCTTGCTGCCCAGCCCAGGAAAGATCTATGGGTTTATAAACCAGCCCAAAATAGTTGGCATCAACTGGCAGACCGCTTGCTGTGTCGAGAGGGTATGGATGTGGCATATCTGAATGGCTACATTTACATCTTGGGAGGGAGAGACCCGATTACTGGAGTTAAATTGAAGGAAGTGGAATGCTACAGTGTTCAGAGGAACCAGTGGGCGTTGGTGGCTCCTGTACCGCATTCCTTTTATTCATTTGAACTAATAGTGGTTCAGAATTACCTTTACGCTGTCAACAGTAAGCGCATGCTCTGCTATGATCCTAGCCATAATATGTGGCTGAATTGTGCATCTCTTAAACGAAGTGACTTTCAAGAAGCCTGTGTCTTCAAAGACGAAATCTATTGTATCTGTGACATCCCAGTCATGAAGGTCTACAATCCAGCTAGAGGAGAGTGGAGGCGAATTAGTAATATTCCACTGGACTCAGAAACCCACAACTACCAGATCGTCAATCATGACCAAAAGTTGCTGCTCATCACTTCTACCACCCCACAGTGGAAGAAGAACCGTGTGACAGTATATGAATATGATACTAGGGAAGACCAATGGATTAATATAGGTACCATGTTAGGCCTTTTGCAGTTTGACTCTGGCTTCATTTGCCTGTGTGCTCGAGTTTATCCTTCCTGTCTTGAACCTGGTCAGAGTTTCATCACTGAAGAAGACGATGCAAGAAGTGAGTCTAGCACTGAATGGGACTTAGATGGATTCAGTGAACTGGACTCTGAGTCAGGAAGTTCAAGTTCTTTTTCTGATGATGAAGTCTGGGTACAGGTTGCACCTCAGAGAAATGCACCAGATCAGTAg